A single genomic interval of Tursiops truncatus isolate mTurTru1 chromosome 1, mTurTru1.mat.Y, whole genome shotgun sequence harbors:
- the KCNA2 gene encoding potassium voltage-gated channel subfamily A member 2 — protein MTVATGDPVDEAAALPGHPQDTYDPEADHECCERVVINISGLRFETQLKTLAQFPETLLGDPKKRMRYFDPLRNEYFFDRNRPSFDAILYYYQSGGRLRRPVNVPLDIFSEEIRFYELGEEAMEMFREDEGYIKEEERPLPENEFQRQVWLLFEYPESSGPARIIAIVSVMVILISIVSFCLETLPIFRDENEDMHGSGVTFHTYSNSTIGYQQSTSFTDPFFIVETLCIIWFSFEFLVRFFACPSKAGFFTNIMNIIDIVAIIPYFITLGTELAEKPEDAQQGQQAMSLAILRVIRLVRVFRIFKLSRHSKGLQILGQTLKASMRELGLLIFFLFIGVILFSSAVYFAEADERESQFPSIPDAFWWAVVSMTTVGYGDMVPTTIGGKIVGSLCAIAGVLTIALPVPVIVSNFNYFYHRETEGEEQAQYLQVTSCPKIPSSPDLKKSRSASTISKSDYMEIQEGVNNSNEDFREENLKTANCTLANTNYVNITKMLTDV, from the coding sequence ATGACAGTGGCCACCGGAGACCCAGTGGATGAGGCCGCTGCCCTCCCTGGGCACCCGCAGGACACCTATGACCCAGAAGCAGACCACGAATGCTGTGAGAGGGTGGTGATCAACATCTCAGGGCTGCGGTTTGAGACCCAGCTAAAGACCTTAGCCCAGTTTCCAGAGACCCTCTTAGGGGACCCAAAGAAGCGGATGAGATACTTTGACCCTCTCCGGAATGAGTACTTTTTCGATCGGAACCGCCCAAGCTTTGACGCCATTTTGTACTACTACCAGTCTGGGGGCCGGTTGAGGCGACCCGTGAATGTGCCCCTAGATATATTCTCCGAAGAAATTCGGTTTTATGAGCTAGGAGAAGAAGCAATGGAGATGTTTCGGGAAGATGAAGGCTACATCAAAGAGGAAGAGCGTCCTCTACCCGAAAATGAATTTCAGAGACAGGTGTGGCTTCTCTTTGAATACCCAGAGAGCTCAGGGCCTGCCAGGATTATAGCTATTGTATCTGTCATGGTGATCTTGATCTCAATCGTCAGCTTCTGCCTGGAGACGTTGCCCATATTCCGGGATGAGAATGAAGACATGCATGGCAGTGGAGTGACCTTCCATACCTATTCCAATAGCACCATCGGGTACCAGCAGTCCACTTCCTTCACCGACCCTTTCTTCATTGTAGAGACCCTCTGCATCATCTGGTTCTCCTTTGAGTTCTTGGTGAGGTTCTTTGCCTGTCCCAGCAAAGCCGGCTTCTTCACCAACATCATGAACATCATTGACATTGTAGCCATCATCCCCTACTTCATCACCCTGGGAACAGAGCTGGCTGAGAAGCCAGAAGATGCTCAGCAGGGCCAGCAAGCCATGTCACTGGCCATCCTTCGAGTCATCCGGTTGGtaagagtctttaggattttcaagTTGTCCAGACACTCCAAAGGTCTTCAGATTCTAGGTCAGACCCTCAAAGCCAGCATGAGAGAATTAGGCCTCCTGATATTCTTCCTCTTCATCGGGGTCATCCTCTTCTCTAGTGCTGTCTATTTCGCAGAGGCCGATGAGCGAGAGTCCCAATTCCCGAGCATCCCGGATGCCTTCTGGTGGGCAGTCGTCTCCATGACAACTGTAGGCTATGGAGACATGGTTCCAACTACTATTGGGGGAAAGATCGTGGGTTCCCTATGTGCAATTGCAGGTGTGTTAACCATTGCCTTACCTGTCCCCGTCATAGTGTCCAATTTCAACTACTTCTACCAccgggagacagagggagaggaacAGGCCCAGTACTTGCAAGTGACGAGCTGTCCAAAGATCCCATCCTCCCCTGACCTAAAGAAAAGTAGAAGTGCCTCTACCATTAGTAAGTCTGACTACATGGAGATCCAGGAGGGGGTAAACAACAGTAACGAGGACTTTAGAGAGGAAAACTTGAAAACAGCCAACTGCACTTTGGCTAATACAAACTATGTGAATATTACCAAAATGTTAACTGATGTCTGA